A stretch of Lactuca sativa cultivar Salinas chromosome 6, Lsat_Salinas_v11, whole genome shotgun sequence DNA encodes these proteins:
- the LOC111893112 gene encoding uncharacterized protein LOC111893112, translating into MSLEDIVKSLATSTQSFQQETKASIKNLEHQMENQGKLPPQTKKNPKHNACAISLRSGRKYDGPKMPEEEEEELVIEEPPKKDEKMVEKNKLEEKETKITSPPFPSRLSSNKKERGDSEIMAMFRKVKVDVPLLDAIKQVPRYAKFLKELCSSKKKLQGNETVKVSENVSAVLQKRMPPKSKDPGVFTVPCKLGNLYVPHVMLDFGASNNVLPYSVYKSIGIGTLTKSGVIIQLADRSIVHPKGVLEDVLVQVNELVFHADFYVLDMGDDDHPSSSSILLGRPFLKTATTNIDVYNGTLSMKFDGGGQQLQYL; encoded by the coding sequence ATGTCCTTAGAAGACATAGTCAAAAGCCTTGCCACTAGCACTCAAAGTTTTCAACAAGAAACAAAGGCAAGCATCAAGAATCTTGAGCACCAAATGGAGAATCAAGGAAAGCTACCTCCTCAAACTAAAAAGAACCCAAAGCACAATGCTTGTGCAATTAGCTTGAGGAGTGGAAGGAAATATGATGGCCCGAAGatgcccgaagaagaagaagaggagttgGTGATAGAAGAACCACCAAAGAAGGATGAAAAAATGGTGGAGAAAAACAAGCTCGAAGAGAAAGAAACAAAGATCACATCACCACCTTTTCCATCAAGATTGAGTAGCAACAAAAAAGAGAGAGGAGATAGTGAAATCATGGCAATGTTCCGGAAAGTTAAAGTTGACGTCCCTCTCTTAGATGCGATCAAACAAGTACCTAGATATgctaagttccttaaggaactttgctCATCTAAAAAGAAGCTGCAAGGTAATGAGACAGTGAAAGTAAGTGAAAATGTTTCTGCAGTTTTGCAGAAAAGGATGCCCCCAAAGAGCAAGGATCCGGGTGTTTTCACTGTTCCTTGCAAATTGGGAAACTTGTATGTCCCCCATGTTATGCTAGATTTTGGAGCTTCAAACAATGTTTTACCATATTCTGTTTATAAATCTATTGGCATAGGCACTTTAACAAAATCTGGGGTGATCATCCAACTTGCAGATCGTTCTAtagtacacccaaaaggtgtattAGAGGATGTTTTAGTGCAAGTTAATGAGCTTGTCTTTCATGCTGATTTTTATGTGCTTGATATGGGAGATGATGACCACCCATCCTCGAGTTCCATCCTTTTAGGTAGACCATTCTTAAAAACAGCAACAACAAATATTGATGTCTATAATGGTACATTGTCTATGAAATTCGATGGGGGAGGTCAACAACTTCAATATCTATGA